In Deltaproteobacteria bacterium, one genomic interval encodes:
- a CDS encoding glycosyltransferase family 4 protein: MNIAIVTPSPIPFVIGGAEKLFWGLLNAINQLTPHSAELIKIPCNGNHFWGIIEGAYRFSQLNLDHFDLVITTKDPAWLISHPNHMVYMQHKCRGVYDLYHKTGQPVDFTPNHKELERLDNMLRTTPSRAMLPLFFQELFRLKDIQDRLDPLTFAFPGPLTRAIIHWLDSAALTTDQIRYWRAISRNVALREGYFPKNADMSAIVIKVIHHPTDLCGLHTGDYRHIFTASRLEGLKRIDLLITAFKSLPQRLRSSVEFHIAGTGGQQEALQKLASDTPQIHFLGYLNDSSLVETYSSALFVPFVPYDEDYGLITLEAMLSGKAVLTTLDSGGVNELVTHNETGLCVEPRPGSIADAMKELIENREKTIEMGKRAKESVRHINWQNTVDALLEGVEPQGPNRKALAPSSMSPSRSQVATNVFIPKVVVVNTFQVQPPLSGGQKRIFHIYKELSSIADISLVSIGGFDPHNTSGIPSQSFITPNFEELIVPRNPRFHRHTVEVSTCLGVSADDIASIEGFKLLSSYEKAISSRIGHASLVVLSHPYLFHAVRRCWSGPIWYEAHNVEYDIKSAMLPDTEPARAYLRQVFEVEMRACKEAQLIIACSEQDAMRLVKLYGIGPEVILVVPNGVDFSSVAPLSSDEKAALKRRLGIDMPVALFIGSLHKPNIEALPVIRSLSEACPDILFLVLGSVCEAESAPSGSNLWFLGRLDDEEKNIVLRSSDIGLNPVVSGSGTNLKLVEYAAAGLVCLTTKIGNRGLAFKNGIHLYEAELDEFASILKKIVSQLGSDNTQQMTKLASQLAKEKYDWLVVSRPYKEKLAMLPTYNPKSCTTRP; encoded by the coding sequence ATGAACATTGCCATTGTTACGCCAAGTCCCATACCTTTTGTTATCGGTGGCGCTGAAAAACTCTTTTGGGGCCTGTTAAACGCCATAAATCAACTTACCCCCCACAGTGCAGAGTTGATTAAAATCCCATGCAACGGCAATCATTTTTGGGGGATAATAGAAGGAGCATATCGATTCAGTCAGTTAAATCTTGATCATTTTGACCTTGTTATCACAACTAAAGACCCCGCATGGCTTATTTCTCATCCAAATCACATGGTTTACATGCAGCATAAGTGTCGCGGCGTCTATGACCTGTATCACAAAACAGGACAGCCAGTTGATTTTACGCCTAATCACAAAGAGCTTGAAAGACTTGACAATATGCTCAGGACTACACCGAGCAGGGCCATGTTGCCTTTATTCTTTCAAGAACTCTTTAGGCTCAAAGATATTCAAGATAGATTAGACCCCTTGACCTTTGCATTTCCTGGACCTTTGACAAGGGCAATTATTCATTGGCTTGATAGTGCTGCCCTTACTACTGATCAGATCAGATACTGGCGTGCAATTTCCAGAAATGTCGCTTTAAGAGAGGGATATTTTCCCAAAAATGCAGACATGTCTGCCATTGTCATTAAGGTCATACACCATCCTACAGATCTTTGTGGTCTTCATACAGGTGATTATCGTCATATATTTACTGCTAGCAGGCTTGAGGGGCTTAAACGCATTGACCTTTTGATAACGGCATTCAAATCGTTGCCACAAAGGCTGCGTTCATCTGTGGAATTTCACATTGCTGGCACAGGCGGTCAACAAGAGGCGCTTCAAAAACTTGCTTCAGATACCCCTCAGATACATTTTTTGGGCTATCTTAATGATTCTTCTTTGGTAGAGACCTATTCTTCAGCCCTGTTTGTTCCTTTTGTCCCGTATGATGAAGATTACGGGTTGATTACCCTTGAGGCAATGCTTTCAGGCAAGGCTGTGCTAACTACCCTCGACTCCGGCGGGGTTAATGAGTTGGTGACCCACAATGAGACAGGGCTTTGTGTTGAGCCAAGGCCAGGCTCAATCGCAGATGCCATGAAGGAGCTTATTGAAAACAGAGAAAAAACCATTGAAATGGGGAAAAGGGCAAAGGAGTCTGTCCGGCATATAAACTGGCAGAATACTGTTGATGCCCTGCTTGAGGGGGTTGAGCCTCAAGGCCCTAATCGCAAGGCTTTAGCCCCAAGTTCTATGTCGCCTTCACGCAGCCAAGTGGCAACAAATGTGTTCATTCCTAAGGTGGTAGTGGTAAATACCTTTCAGGTTCAGCCGCCTCTAAGCGGTGGTCAAAAGCGCATATTTCACATTTACAAAGAGCTGTCATCTATTGCAGACATCAGTCTTGTTTCTATCGGAGGTTTTGACCCGCATAATACCTCCGGCATTCCTTCTCAGTCCTTTATCACCCCTAATTTTGAAGAATTGATCGTTCCAAGAAACCCCCGTTTCCATAGGCATACTGTGGAAGTATCTACTTGTCTTGGTGTATCTGCTGATGATATCGCCTCTATTGAGGGCTTTAAGCTCCTTTCCTCCTATGAAAAAGCCATCTCGTCCCGCATTGGACATGCCAGCTTAGTGGTACTATCTCATCCATATCTGTTTCATGCTGTTAGAAGGTGCTGGAGTGGGCCTATATGGTACGAGGCGCACAATGTGGAATATGACATCAAATCCGCAATGCTGCCGGATACAGAACCTGCCCGTGCATATCTAAGACAGGTTTTTGAGGTGGAGATGCGTGCCTGCAAAGAGGCGCAACTTATCATAGCCTGCTCAGAGCAAGATGCCATGCGCCTTGTAAAGCTCTATGGCATAGGCCCAGAAGTTATACTTGTTGTCCCAAATGGTGTGGATTTTAGCAGTGTTGCCCCGCTTTCATCTGACGAAAAGGCAGCGCTTAAGCGCCGTCTTGGCATAGATATGCCTGTTGCCCTGTTTATTGGAAGCCTTCACAAGCCCAACATTGAGGCATTGCCTGTTATTCGCTCTCTTTCTGAAGCCTGCCCTGACATCCTTTTTCTGGTACTTGGAAGCGTTTGCGAAGCTGAATCTGCACCCTCAGGTTCAAACCTGTGGTTTCTCGGCAGGCTTGATGATGAAGAAAAAAATATAGTGCTAAGGTCCTCAGACATCGGATTAAATCCTGTTGTTTCAGGTTCAGGCACCAACTTAAAGCTTGTGGAATATGCCGCTGCAGGACTTGTTTGCCTCACTACCAAGATCGGAAATCGTGGACTTGCTTTTAAAAATGGCATACATCTTTATGAGGCTGAGCTGGATGAGTTTGCCTCCATCCTTAAAAAGATTGTATCGCAGCTTGGCTCTGATAACACACAGCAGATGACCAAGCTGGCAAGCCAGCTTGCAAAGGAAAAATACGATTGGCTTGTAGTTTCAAGGCCATACAAAGAAAAACTTGCCATGTTGCCAACCTATAACCCCAAATCATGCACTACACGTCCCTGA
- a CDS encoding methyltransferase domain-containing protein, with amino-acid sequence MKKMQVDRDAFLRNIKQETKRLTKQMGYLQSKKNADSLADILSLDGEEFIDAAYRYVLSRTPDEYGMSYYRTCLAQGRLDKKDILCRLAYSKEARKAGFKSDEIGISRLVLNLPAIGPLFRYLKCFFNPLSLYKNLKSLEFELYQVKKDKKILEGFLDKLEQELRSVGSRADKLEQELRSVGSRADKLEQELHSVGSRADRVERDLHLRVDEFRQAAFQKASALSDEVARIRRTALDLDRRLNLQALRALRSNEADAYSVQQESLSSLSSVYVDFEDSFRGSREEIEDKLKRYLPLLPKPETRPRCLDLGCGRGEWLELLRWHGYDAIGVDKNPNLSAMAMEYGFEVVFDDVFHFLSVQKGASFHVVTAFHFIEHLSFSSQLLLLDEVYRVLVPGGIAIFETPNPRNILVGSGDFYRDPDHIRPVFPDTLQFLGSARDFRPSKAYFLEQDGLVEADLYRFDKLEDYVKVSRDFVWIGTKPSL; translated from the coding sequence ATGAAAAAAATGCAAGTAGATCGTGATGCTTTTTTACGCAACATAAAGCAAGAGACCAAAAGGTTGACCAAGCAGATGGGTTATCTCCAAAGCAAGAAAAATGCAGACTCACTTGCAGATATCCTCAGCCTTGACGGAGAAGAATTTATAGATGCAGCTTATCGTTATGTACTGAGTCGTACCCCAGATGAATATGGCATGTCATACTATCGTACCTGCCTTGCCCAAGGAAGGCTTGACAAAAAAGACATTCTTTGCAGATTGGCATATAGTAAAGAAGCAAGAAAGGCAGGTTTTAAAAGTGATGAAATTGGAATAAGCCGTCTTGTCTTAAACCTTCCAGCAATTGGCCCGCTATTTCGTTATCTCAAATGCTTTTTTAACCCTCTTAGCCTATATAAAAACCTGAAATCCCTTGAGTTTGAGCTTTATCAAGTAAAAAAAGACAAAAAAATCCTCGAAGGTTTTTTGGATAAACTTGAGCAGGAATTGCGTTCAGTTGGAAGCCGCGCTGATAAACTTGAGCAGGAATTGCGTTCAGTTGGAAGCCGCGCTGATAAACTTGAGCAGGAATTGCATTCAGTTGGAAGCCGCGCTGATAGAGTTGAGCGGGATCTGCATTTACGTGTAGATGAGTTTAGGCAGGCTGCATTCCAAAAGGCATCAGCACTTTCTGACGAAGTGGCAAGAATTCGCAGAACCGCCTTAGATTTAGACCGCAGGCTGAATCTCCAGGCTTTACGGGCGTTAAGATCAAATGAAGCCGATGCTTATAGTGTGCAGCAAGAATCACTGTCTTCTTTAAGTTCTGTGTATGTGGATTTTGAAGACAGTTTTAGAGGAAGCCGTGAAGAGATCGAGGACAAACTTAAGAGATATTTGCCACTTCTGCCAAAGCCTGAAACCAGACCAAGATGTCTTGATCTAGGCTGTGGCAGAGGAGAGTGGCTTGAGCTTCTTCGTTGGCATGGTTATGATGCCATTGGTGTGGATAAAAATCCTAACCTTTCTGCTATGGCCATGGAATATGGGTTTGAGGTGGTTTTTGATGATGTATTTCATTTCCTTTCTGTCCAAAAAGGGGCATCATTTCATGTTGTAACGGCCTTTCATTTTATAGAGCATCTGTCTTTTTCTTCTCAGTTGTTGCTGCTTGATGAGGTATATCGTGTACTTGTCCCAGGTGGCATAGCTATTTTTGAGACCCCTAATCCTCGGAATATCCTCGTTGGCTCAGGTGATTTTTATCGTGATCCTGACCACATACGTCCTGTCTTTCCTGATACACTTCAGTTTTTGGGCTCTGCAAGGGATTTTAGACCTTCAAAGGCCTACTTTTTAGAGCAAGATGGCCTTGTAGAGGCGGATTTATATCGTTTTGATAAACTTGAGGATTATGTCAAGGTCTCAAGAGACTTTGTCTGGATAGGGACAAAGCCATCTTTATGA
- a CDS encoding DUF4214 domain-containing protein, protein MQFNLFRQTYVVLLFSLLCLFTVTESAFSDLEPPYLFEIIQQPSAMSSRAEPSGGANRIRVSANIQLIRPGAISSTEFTLLMPDQKMIIAEKRVTDRARNSWTWFGKVKGDELSSVVLTVVDGVMNGKIVTQNASYIVEPDGADYVIIKEDSSYIKTSPDDYLIPMIEHENLPYKAAQAYSTTTESGEYIDVLVLYTQQFYTKYSSQLASKIQHAIDIANEAFNNSGINTQLRLVHSALFTDSQASESAKINDVLYYITGTTGSCSSFNPPAPPETISSLREQYKADIVALFRVYQGGGSCGLSWILKKEGFCNPYYAFNVTDFKSASEGYYYCSDTSFAHEIGHLLGGDHDRRTGCSQGFYPYSCGYGIDNQFVTIMAYETSFTKANTILYYSNPAKSYNGFPTGVSSNDPNGADNAKTFNDTRRIVANYRVASDTTCTYSIDPTSQSFTAAGGFGSVSVSSSSPTCTWTATSNNSWLSITSGSSGTGDGIVEYSVAANTGSISRTGTLTIAGKTLSVSQSGTSNSQYLDEVQKIYIAYYGRPADPDGQDYWTARLADANGDLSQIIMAFGTSNEFTERYGGFTNDELIDTIYQQMFSRNPDEGGKEYYLYNLNNGLMKLQTITLDVLNGAQNSDLITINNKLEVANYFTEKVRAGCTYDSEQIGVYFLSGITSSTTTVAQAKAGIDSYCQAF, encoded by the coding sequence ATGCAATTTAATCTTTTCCGCCAAACGTATGTTGTCCTTCTCTTTTCACTGTTGTGTCTTTTTACTGTTACTGAGTCTGCATTTTCCGATTTAGAGCCACCCTATCTCTTTGAAATTATTCAGCAACCAAGCGCCATGTCATCACGTGCTGAGCCTTCAGGTGGGGCTAATCGTATTAGAGTATCAGCCAATATCCAACTCATAAGACCTGGTGCTATCAGTTCTACTGAGTTCACATTGCTTATGCCTGATCAAAAGATGATTATTGCTGAAAAGAGGGTAACTGACAGGGCGCGTAACTCATGGACATGGTTTGGAAAGGTTAAGGGTGATGAACTCAGCTCAGTTGTGCTGACTGTGGTAGATGGCGTTATGAATGGTAAAATTGTCACTCAAAATGCCTCTTACATAGTTGAGCCAGATGGCGCTGATTATGTCATAATAAAAGAGGATAGTTCATACATTAAGACATCACCAGATGACTATCTGATCCCCATGATAGAACACGAAAATTTGCCATACAAGGCTGCTCAGGCATATTCAACCACCACTGAATCAGGCGAATATATTGATGTTCTTGTCCTCTATACGCAGCAATTTTACACGAAATACTCATCACAACTGGCATCTAAGATACAACATGCCATAGACATTGCAAATGAGGCATTTAACAACAGCGGCATTAACACACAGCTCAGATTGGTACATAGTGCGCTCTTTACAGACAGTCAAGCAAGTGAAAGTGCAAAAATAAATGACGTATTATACTATATCACTGGCACAACAGGAAGTTGTAGTTCATTTAATCCACCTGCACCTCCTGAGACCATAAGTAGTCTTAGAGAGCAGTATAAGGCTGATATCGTAGCACTTTTCAGGGTATATCAGGGTGGTGGCTCATGTGGCCTTAGCTGGATACTTAAAAAAGAAGGTTTTTGCAACCCCTATTACGCCTTTAACGTTACAGACTTTAAAAGCGCCTCTGAAGGTTATTATTATTGTTCTGACACCTCCTTTGCACATGAGATAGGGCATCTGCTTGGAGGCGATCATGACAGAAGGACAGGTTGTTCTCAAGGCTTCTATCCATATTCATGTGGATACGGTATAGACAATCAATTTGTAACCATTATGGCTTATGAAACCAGTTTTACAAAAGCAAACACGATACTTTACTATTCCAATCCCGCCAAGAGTTACAACGGTTTTCCAACAGGTGTAAGTTCCAATGACCCAAACGGAGCGGATAATGCCAAGACCTTTAATGACACAAGAAGGATTGTTGCAAACTACAGGGTTGCATCTGACACAACCTGCACATATTCCATAGATCCTACAAGTCAAAGTTTTACCGCTGCCGGTGGCTTTGGCTCTGTTTCAGTGTCTTCTTCATCTCCAACCTGCACATGGACTGCTACCTCCAATAACAGCTGGCTCAGCATCACCTCTGGTTCAAGTGGCACTGGAGACGGGATAGTTGAATATTCAGTTGCAGCCAATACCGGTTCAATTAGCCGTACAGGTACGCTCACTATTGCAGGAAAGACTCTTAGCGTAAGTCAGTCTGGCACATCAAACAGCCAGTACCTTGATGAAGTTCAAAAAATATATATTGCCTATTATGGCAGACCTGCTGATCCTGATGGACAGGATTACTGGACAGCCAGGTTAGCTGATGCTAATGGCGATTTATCTCAAATTATCATGGCATTTGGCACATCTAATGAGTTTACAGAAAGATATGGCGGTTTTACTAACGACGAGTTAATTGACACCATTTATCAACAAATGTTTAGCCGAAACCCTGATGAAGGTGGCAAGGAATACTACCTTTATAACCTAAACAACGGGTTAATGAAATTGCAGACTATCACATTAGATGTGCTAAACGGTGCTCAAAATAGTGACTTGATAACTATAAATAACAAACTTGAAGTAGCTAACTATTTTACAGAGAAGGTACGGGCTGGTTGTACATATGACTCTGAGCAGATAGGTGTATATTTTTTGTCTGGCATAACATCAAGCACAACCACCGTAGCACAGGCAAAGGCAGGTATAGATAGCTATTGCCAAGCATTCTGA
- a CDS encoding TolC family protein has protein sequence MLYFILYLLYCAFTLPLAHAHEVEDPDFDYFKLPFNQSFPKEPSCLEDLKKADQLTHKYGLLELYNLAKERDGTLLAAKAQLEGKYAEKGIARSNLLPHIDTGASLSKIDHTLLNYGTTPKMQGLYSAYNYSVTLTQPLFDVESWYGFKSADLRIQSAEADVLYAEQNLIQRLAEAFFNVIIAYNTEDLTRKERDRLIEVLREAETKFRERTTDIVSVYEAKAALDAQEAKLEKAIGERENFESELSRIAGIRISARQIKAISNFEPASPEPSDVSAWITYTLKNHPVLIKARNELAVAENEVKRAYAGYLPTAQLYSSYSVRKGDAFLSELKTEDFAYGVTLKMPVFEGFRTKSTVSAYAAMRKEASEKLKAYEDDLSKKTEIAFSNVKANQRLYAALKKQLESACVQLKGVRKGRAIGTRTQTDLINAEQAYFNAEVELKNALCNDLILSIRLKAASGCLSVDEIKKLDKLLNDKVIY, from the coding sequence TTGCTTTATTTTATTCTTTATTTGCTTTATTGTGCTTTTACATTACCTCTTGCACATGCACACGAGGTTGAAGACCCTGATTTTGATTACTTTAAATTGCCATTTAATCAATCCTTTCCTAAAGAACCTTCTTGCTTAGAAGACCTCAAAAAAGCAGATCAACTAACGCATAAATATGGTTTATTAGAGCTTTATAACTTAGCAAAGGAAAGAGACGGCACTTTGCTAGCAGCTAAGGCACAACTAGAGGGAAAATATGCTGAGAAAGGTATAGCAAGATCAAATCTATTGCCTCACATAGATACAGGCGCAAGCTTAAGCAAAATTGACCATACACTATTAAATTATGGAACAACGCCCAAAATGCAAGGCTTGTACTCAGCCTATAATTATTCAGTAACGCTTACCCAACCACTTTTTGATGTAGAAAGTTGGTATGGTTTTAAGTCAGCTGACTTGCGCATCCAGTCTGCAGAGGCAGATGTGCTATATGCTGAACAAAATCTCATTCAACGTCTTGCAGAGGCTTTTTTCAATGTAATAATTGCGTACAATACTGAAGATCTTACGAGGAAGGAACGAGATAGGCTCATTGAGGTGTTAAGGGAGGCAGAGACAAAGTTCCGCGAAAGAACTACAGATATAGTATCTGTTTATGAAGCAAAGGCTGCCCTTGATGCGCAAGAGGCAAAGCTTGAAAAGGCAATAGGAGAGAGGGAAAATTTTGAAAGCGAGCTTAGTAGGATCGCAGGCATTCGTATTTCAGCCCGTCAGATTAAGGCAATTTCTAATTTTGAGCCTGCTTCCCCTGAACCTTCAGATGTTTCGGCATGGATAACATATACTCTTAAAAACCATCCTGTCCTCATAAAGGCAAGAAACGAGCTTGCCGTCGCTGAAAATGAGGTCAAACGTGCTTATGCTGGATATCTTCCAACGGCTCAACTATATAGTAGCTATTCAGTAAGAAAAGGTGATGCCTTTTTGTCTGAGCTTAAGACTGAAGATTTTGCTTACGGCGTAACCCTTAAGATGCCTGTCTTTGAAGGATTTCGTACTAAATCTACAGTATCTGCCTATGCTGCCATGAGAAAAGAGGCAAGCGAGAAACTTAAGGCCTATGAAGATGATCTTTCTAAGAAGACTGAGATTGCTTTCTCTAATGTAAAAGCCAACCAACGTCTTTATGCCGCCCTAAAAAAACAGTTGGAGTCTGCATGTGTGCAACTGAAAGGCGTAAGAAAGGGGCGTGCAATCGGAACCCGCACACAAACCGATCTTATAAACGCTGAGCAAGCATATTTTAATGCAGAGGTGGAGCTAAAAAATGCCTTATGTAATGACCTTATTCTATCAATCAGGCTTAAGGCTGCAAGCGGTTGCTTAAGTGTTGATGAGATAAAAAAACTTGACAAATTGCTAAATGATAAGGTAATTTATTAA
- a CDS encoding HlyD family type I secretion periplasmic adaptor subunit has protein sequence MEVQSFNKKRSDNVADIITILPQKEDKRLTAPEPSKISRIGLLILAVCFGGFVLWAFLAHIQGAVMAHGVVIVESKRKTIQHLEGGIVKKIFVKEGDIVKTDTPLIALDDEMLSATVELLTKQIDEENARIARLTAEKNDAQHITFPKDLLERSEKEQALREFITSEQRLFNARLDSYNSQREMLLSQIRQIEKEVAGLKEQLAAADNEIAAVNEQLKSHRALLDEGYVTRTVVLDLERLLAEKLRNKMAILSQITTNEERAVEYKTRLNALRDQRIEECTAKLRESESHLLELTERIRAPKDALSRLIIRAPIDGKVVDLKVATIGGVIAGKEPLMDIVPLEDRLIIEAKVSVDSINEVSPGQKAEITFSAFKPSTHPPIDGAVSYVSADRLTEKTAYGEMPYYKVYIEVNSETLSKVKDIKLMPGMNAQVAIATRERRVIDYLLSPLRDRLRNTFRES, from the coding sequence GTGGAAGTCCAATCATTCAATAAAAAACGATCCGATAATGTTGCTGACATCATTACAATCCTACCTCAAAAGGAAGATAAAAGGCTTACAGCTCCAGAACCTTCCAAAATCTCACGCATCGGGCTGCTAATTTTAGCTGTATGTTTTGGCGGTTTCGTATTATGGGCCTTTTTGGCTCATATTCAAGGCGCGGTCATGGCACATGGTGTCGTGATTGTGGAGAGCAAGAGAAAGACCATTCAGCACCTGGAAGGCGGCATCGTAAAGAAAATATTTGTCAAAGAAGGGGATATAGTAAAGACAGATACACCACTTATAGCCCTTGACGATGAGATGCTTAGCGCAACTGTTGAGCTTTTAACTAAACAGATTGATGAGGAAAACGCACGTATAGCAAGGCTTACTGCCGAGAAAAATGATGCCCAACACATCACATTTCCAAAAGATTTGCTTGAGAGATCAGAAAAAGAGCAAGCACTAAGAGAGTTTATAACCTCAGAGCAGAGGCTTTTTAATGCTCGGCTTGACTCTTATAATTCGCAGCGTGAGATGTTACTGTCCCAGATTCGCCAGATAGAAAAGGAGGTGGCAGGGCTTAAGGAACAGCTTGCCGCTGCAGACAACGAGATAGCCGCTGTCAATGAACAGTTAAAGAGCCATCGTGCTCTGCTTGATGAGGGTTATGTAACAAGGACAGTTGTGCTTGATCTTGAAAGGCTTTTAGCAGAAAAACTTAGGAATAAAATGGCCATTCTTTCTCAAATTACAACAAATGAGGAACGCGCAGTTGAATATAAAACTAGGTTAAATGCTCTGCGTGACCAACGCATTGAGGAGTGCACTGCTAAACTACGAGAATCAGAAAGCCATCTCCTTGAGCTGACTGAACGCATAAGAGCCCCTAAAGATGCCCTCTCAAGACTCATTATCAGAGCGCCAATTGATGGCAAGGTTGTTGATCTTAAAGTGGCTACAATTGGTGGAGTTATTGCAGGCAAAGAGCCCTTAATGGACATAGTGCCACTGGAGGATCGTTTGATTATTGAGGCAAAAGTAAGTGTAGATAGCATAAATGAGGTGTCTCCAGGGCAAAAAGCAGAAATAACTTTCAGCGCTTTTAAGCCAAGCACTCATCCACCAATTGATGGTGCGGTTTCATATGTTTCAGCAGATAGGCTGACAGAAAAAACAGCCTACGGAGAAATGCCTTATTACAAGGTATATATAGAGGTAAACTCAGAAACCCTTTCAAAGGTCAAGGACATAAAACTAATGCCAGGGATGAATGCACAGGTGGCTATTGCAACCCGTGAGCGCAGGGTAATTGACTATTTACTTTCACCCCTTAGAGATAGGCTCAGAAATACCTTCAGGGAGTCCTAA
- a CDS encoding type I secretion system permease/ATPase — MKKFLLKFSNYFLYVGLFSLVSNLLQLAPSLYMLQVYDRVINSRSVETLVMLTILLAALLLTALGLDVVRSRLLVGINAKLDDMISEDILRGMIGLDGAQIGKTYPYGLKDMGIIRTFLTGTGIFAIFDAPWFPIYMLILYYMHPVLFSVAFFGAIVMITLAILNEKISREPLKDANKYGRDASRYVDISLRNREAINAMGMFKGVLKHWGKYNSLSIGYQTLASKKAGLLTNMSKFARQFLQSSMLGVGAYLVLKNEATGGIMIAGSIIAGKALSPIDLAISGWKNFVEARQAYRRLSEFMDTINTTKAEQMDLLAPKGHVVFENVYFNIGQRSVIKAMSFALQPGETLGIIGPSAAGKSTVARLMVGVYKPTVGAVRLDGADISQWQKDKIGQYIGYLPQDIELFPGTVAENIARLQEVDSQKVIQAAMIAGCHEMILRLPNGYDTDIGETGTILSGGQRQRIGIARAFYGLPKLIVMDEPNSNLDTEGEQALLNAILIAKKAKLTTVVISHKLNILSIVDKILLVTDGAVKLYGPRNEVFKQLVPQQSQSRIHAGGAGGSPIIQ, encoded by the coding sequence ATGAAAAAATTTCTTTTAAAATTTTCTAATTATTTTTTATACGTTGGTCTCTTCAGTCTTGTAAGTAATCTACTGCAATTAGCGCCATCACTTTATATGCTTCAGGTCTATGACCGCGTGATAAACAGCCGCAGTGTAGAGACCTTAGTTATGCTTACAATCCTGCTGGCTGCTCTTTTGCTTACAGCCCTTGGATTGGATGTTGTTCGTTCTCGTCTACTTGTTGGCATCAATGCCAAGCTTGACGACATGATTTCTGAAGATATTCTGAGGGGTATGATAGGGCTTGATGGCGCTCAGATAGGCAAAACCTATCCATATGGTCTTAAAGACATGGGTATCATTCGGACCTTTTTGACAGGAACAGGCATATTTGCTATCTTTGATGCCCCTTGGTTTCCTATCTACATGCTTATTCTCTATTACATGCATCCAGTTTTATTTAGCGTTGCCTTTTTTGGTGCTATTGTTATGATTACTTTAGCAATTCTCAATGAAAAAATCTCGCGCGAGCCACTTAAAGATGCAAATAAATATGGCAGGGACGCCTCACGATATGTAGATATTTCCCTTAGAAATAGAGAAGCAATCAATGCGATGGGCATGTTTAAGGGTGTACTTAAACATTGGGGAAAATATAACAGTCTGAGTATTGGCTATCAGACCCTTGCAAGTAAAAAGGCAGGGCTTCTTACTAATATGTCCAAGTTTGCAAGACAGTTTCTTCAGTCCTCTATGCTTGGAGTAGGCGCTTATCTTGTGCTTAAAAATGAGGCGACAGGTGGTATCATGATTGCTGGCTCTATCATTGCTGGCAAGGCCCTTAGTCCAATTGACCTAGCTATATCTGGATGGAAAAACTTTGTCGAGGCTCGTCAAGCTTACCGAAGACTATCAGAGTTTATGGATACCATCAATACAACAAAGGCTGAGCAGATGGATCTTCTTGCCCCCAAAGGCCATGTTGTGTTTGAGAATGTATATTTTAATATTGGGCAGCGTTCTGTTATCAAGGCGATGTCCTTTGCCCTGCAGCCGGGTGAGACTTTGGGCATCATAGGTCCTTCAGCTGCAGGAAAGTCCACTGTTGCGCGCTTGATGGTGGGCGTTTACAAGCCAACTGTGGGCGCTGTCAGACTGGATGGGGCTGACATTAGTCAGTGGCAGAAAGACAAGATAGGGCAATATATCGGCTACTTACCTCAGGATATAGAGCTTTTTCCCGGCACTGTAGCAGAAAATATAGCAAGGCTTCAAGAGGTTGACTCTCAAAAGGTCATTCAGGCAGCCATGATCGCAGGCTGTCATGAGATGATTCTGAGGCTGCCAAATGGTTATGATACAGATATTGGCGAGACAGGCACGATCCTGTCAGGTGGTCAAAGGCAACGCATTGGCATAGCGCGGGCATTTTATGGGCTTCCAAAGCTCATAGTCATGGATGAGCCTAATTCAAATTTAGATACCGAGGGAGAGCAGGCACTTTTAAATGCTATCTTGATTGCTAAAAAGGCAAAACTAACAACAGTTGTCATAAGCCATAAGCTGAACATTCTGTCCATTGTTGACAAGATACTGCTTGTTACAGATGGTGCTGTGAAACTTTATGGGCCAAGGAATGAAGTTTTCAAGCAGCTTGTACCTCAACAGTCCCAGTCAAGGATACATGCTGGAGGAGCAGGTGGAAGTCCAATCATTCAATAA